GACATAGGCGGCGTTCTGGATCGTCATGGCGATGAACCAGCAGGCCGAGGCGGTCACGCCGACCACGCCGATCCAGGCCGCCTGGCGCCAGGAGCCGGCGACCCGGCCAAGGGTCGCGGGCTCACGCCAGGCGAACCAGGCGGTCATGGCGAAGGTCTGGAAGACCGTGACGCAGGCCAGGGTGAAGGCGGCCTGAACCAGGAAGCCCTCGCCGCCGAGCGAGAGCGAGGCCGCGCGGTAGCAGACCGCCGA
The Kiloniellales bacterium genome window above contains:
- a CDS encoding EamA family transporter yields the protein SAVCYRAASLSLGGEGFLVQAAFTLACVTVFQTFAMTAWFAWREPATLGRVAGSWRQAAWIGVVGVTASACWFIAMTIQNAAYVRALGQIELVFTFIASALVFRERSNRKELAGVALVVAGLLLLLLAG